The Primulina tabacum isolate GXHZ01 chromosome 10, ASM2559414v2, whole genome shotgun sequence region CAGGTATGTAACTTAATTTTCACAAGAACAACATTGAAATTTAATCCGTAATATGGCAAAGTCCCaagttttcaaattttatttgcattaagaaattttgaaataaaccTATTCATAtatgggttttttttttccttcttgttCTTCTAAATTATTTGGGATTTTTTCTTCCCACAATATGATATAGGATTCTATTGAAATCGTGttgtttgttattatatttTCCTTCTTTGAATGAAGaaggggttttttttttttttatgcgaTTTGTGTTTTTGTTTTCGGCTCCTAAATAAAAATCTATCGTCGTCGAAGTTTGTTGTCATATTTTaatgattaaatattttcaaaaaatagataatttttttatagaacAAACAAAAATTCACATGCTTTTATAtacgtaaaattttaaaactttacgcttttgaaaaaattaaaaattagaaCTTTACTCGCATAAACTCCACCTGAGTAATTTATATTGTGTAGCCATTTTATTGCTCGGAAGAAAAAGGCAGAGCAAAGACAAATTCTTCAAGTATGGGTTTTCGAATATTGCAATAATCCCATTGCTTATTTCACGCAGGTCTGCCATCTGCTTCACTGGAGTCCAAGGAAGTGAGTTCATACCcacataaatttataaattttagacTAAAttttatacacacacacacacacacacactaaaaATTACGCGAGCATGTCGaaattccattttttttttccaaacaaAAAAGGGGTTTACGcttatttatttatgatttttggtatttttttaGGCTTCATTTGGCATAATGTTTGGAAATTTTGAAATTGGATCGCAGGAGAAAAAATCATGGGAACCACATAGCCATGAGAAAGCAAACGATGCACACGAAAGACTTCTTCTTGATGTTAACACAAACGACTATGGAACCTATGATCCACCACCAGCATTCGTTAAACCTCCTTTCAAACTCATTCCCAACTGATACCATCTAATTGACGTCGATCGTGAGTCGCGCACGATAAAATCCTATGAAGTTGATATCATATTATGTAGTTTGTTCAACTACATTTATGTGTAAACATATTGGAACTTTCGAAGTTTAATTTTTGCTTTATCATGATgtgttttatatatttttcctATGTTGATTGAATTATTCGACCGATTGTTCCTGTACCATTGGGTCTCTAGCAGATGTTCCTTTCTGGATCGATCCATCACGACTCCTTGTCGCCTAGTTGGATGGTCCGTGGCCAAGGTGCGCGCGCATGCACACAAATCTCAAACTCAACAAACAGTTGACTAAACGAACAATGCATTCTGGTCCATTGTCACTTCCTGTGGCTGTGGGTTCTTCTTTTCCTTTCCTTTCATTTTTCAGTACTTTACACATGCATGCCTGCAAACATATTATAAATGCATGTTTACACAATTTTAGTAAAATTATTGTTGATCTCCCtatgaaaacaataataaaattttgtagCTAGGTTGATATCTAATGATCGAGTAGGCAGCCCACTGCACAAAATTTTAGTTTCGATGCCGGAAATTCACCCCGTAACATTAGTAGGATATATAGGCAAAATCTATACTACTTGAAGAGATTTACACCGtatcaatttaaaatcattGGATTACAAGGGACCTATATCTTTTGTGAGGCAGTCTCACGGAGAGACGgatcaactctgtccatatttacaagaaaaatattattttttgacatagaaatattatttttttatgagtgATCCAAATAGAAGATTCGTCTTACAAAATTGACTCATGAAACCGTCTCACGAGAGTTTTGTGATATTTTAATGGGGACCTACTCCTTGTCTTGAAATCCAATGCCTGGAGATTTATCACACTATATGCATGACGTGAATTTCCCCATCTAGCATAGAAAACTCGGGATAAGGATAAGGATATGTGCTACAATTCAACGCAAGataatttgaataataatttacgtggaatttttttaattataacttTATCTAAATAACTAGAAAAAGTAATTATATCTTCGTAAATCGATCGATGACAGACGAaagcaacaaaaaaaaatctaagATGTTCTCATACAGAGAAACcagtattaattaaatatataatacgAGAGCTGATAAGGTATTACATAATTTATTAATGAGTCCGATGATTAAGTAATTAAATCAATAAAAGGAATTAATATTGAACTATATATTTGCAGTAACCATGCGTTTCgttcaaattttttaatttttcggaAAGTCCTATAGAACTTCTAGTTCGCGACAAACGGCATATTCTAGTCCTTACCGTTGATTTTTTTCGCAACcgggtaatattttttaatctaGACGATCATGATATTATCTGGAAATTCGATCCTAGGTAGAGGTAGGATAACCAAGATTTGGCCAATTTAATGTGAAACTTggagtattttattttttaattttgatcacttaattttatttgaaatatacttgatgatgtcattttttaaaaaaaaatagttgcAATACTTGTATGATAAATCATGTATCGTCGAATTTTAGTCATTCCATGTTACGGGGATAATACGCCACTCTAGGGTCAAAAGACCTGATAGGTACCTAACCAGTTGCATTTCTAATCACGATCTCAAATGTTACTCTATCTATGAAATCAAATACGTATAATTATATTTAGGGAAAGCTAcaattttgattatatatacaattttggtattttatattatcgaatttcattttctgacatatatatttaatttcttaacAATTTATAATTCTTTTTCCCACACGATGATGTAGCACCAAAGTAATATTTACATGATGTCAACATGTGTAGTGTCACGTTAATATTCAGAATGATTGAAATcaccaaaaattgaaaaatactcGATTAAAACTAAATATGTCGCCAAAATCGCAAAACGTGCATCAATCATATGTGACCAAAATTGTAAATTTCCTTATAATTTTACATGATATTCAAGATtatttccaattatttaatgatgATTACAATATAGAGAGAATCGAATTATACCAAAAGTCGTGGTTTTAAAAAACCCGTCTCCCGCGAATAACAAAGTCAACGTACGCATTTGGGGAGATAATTCGTATAAACTCGTGAATATTCCCCGTTAATTCAGATTACCATTCATCAGGACCGCATGAATTTCGAGTCAACTTCTTCCCACACCTGTATAAAATGTAAACACACACAGTGATCCCCCATTAATTCTGTGTGTGAATCTGTGAAAAGCATTTGCAGCTTTTGTTGAAGAGAGGGAGAGGAAGCAAGCTAGAGGTGCGCAGGTTTCGGTTCTTGGTGCACACGATAACGGGATGGGTTGTGCGCCGGGGACGACGAAGATTGTGCTGGCCTTTCTGGGTGTTGTTGTGAACGCTGCGGTTCTGTGTAATGGAGGATCGACCAGTGGGTTTGTGCGGAAAGTGGAGAAAACAATCGATATGCCTCTTGACAGTGATGTCTTCCGAGAGCCGCCCGGTTATAATGCACCCCAGCAGGTTTCCTTTTGCCACCATTTTTGCCGTCCTTCCAAgcttttttattttctatttatgACGACTCCTTAGTCTTTatatttattctttttttttaaattggttTTGTAATCTAAGCTGAAGCCAGTGATCCCCTTTTGGAATTCACTAGATAGGTgcaatttaaaatacattatatattatatatatgcatgtgtgtgtgtgtggtgtgtgtattGATTATTGTGTTTGAAGGTACATATAACACAAGGGGATCATGAGGGAAAAGGAGTGATTATATCATGGGTTACAATGGATGAGGCTGGTTCAAGCACAGTTTGGTATTGGCCCGAAAACAATGAGCAGCACAAGAACAAGGCTAAAGGAAGTACGACCAAGTACAAATTTTACAATTATACCTCTGGTTATATTCATCATTGCGTTATCAAGAAATTGGAGGTGAATTAACTTATTGTTTCTTTAATACTGTTTGAGTTGCAGTAGTGTTATATCTAGCTGTGGAGGAATATAGTAAAATGATGTATTCACTTTTTTTTGTGGACAGTATGACACCAAATACTACTATGAGCTTGGAGTTGATCCGGTTACGAGGAGGTTTTGGTTTGTTACGCCACCGGAAGTTGGCCCCGATGTGCCGTACACTTTTGGACTTATTGGTATGACATTCTTTCTGGCTTGTATAAATAGTTGGTTGAATAGATCAAATGAAGTTCTATATCAAATGGGTAGTTGGGGGAAAAGTTTGAGATATTCATGTAGTATAGTTTGATGAATTGCATTCCGCTCTCCttgtgaaattttaaaaagataattttttttgtattctCACGAATGAAGCACAAACACACTGCCTACAGAATTTAACGGTCACGAGCCTATCCTGACATTCTGAGAACTTTCAGAGGTGAAATAAGAAGCCTGTTCTGTTCCACCCCACCCTCttgttttggaaaaaaaaaaggtcACCATGAAATTCTGTGTGTTCTTACAAAAGCATCGAAATCTCCAAAGTACATTCTTCTATTGTTGCAAGTTATCCGGATTCAATTACTGGGTTTGGTTCATTGCAGGTGATCTTGGCCAGAGTTATGACTCCAACATTACTCTTACACATTATGAGAATAACCCGCAGAAGGGACAGACTGTATTGTTCGTTGGGGATTTGTCTTATGCTGACAACTACCCTTTTCACGATAATGTGAGATGGGATACGTGGGGACGATTTGTTGAGAGAAGTGTTGCTTATCAACCTTGGATTTGGACCGCGGGAAATCACGAGATTGATTTCGCTCCTGATATTGTAAGTTTGCTTTCATTAGTTTATAACACTTGAAAATACTCggttttcaaaaacaaaaacaaaaaactaaaaatttaatgGAATTTGATATGTTTTTGCAGGGCGAGACGAAGCCCTTCAAGCCTTATACTCGTCGGTACCATGTTCCTTACAAGGCATCTACTAGTACAGCTCCCTTTTGGTATTCTATCAAGAGGGCTTCAGCATACATCATCGTTTTGTCCTCGTATTCTGCATACGGTAAGAATATAGGATAACTGATGAGTACTCATTCAGTATAGAAAATGACGTGATATGAACATGGAAATTGAAAAAAGAATTATCCTAGCTCTAATTTTATCTGATTCGTGATATAATGCATCatatgttgttttttttttgcccTTTTTGAGGAAAATATACTCCTCAGTATAAATGGCTGGAAGCAGAGCTACCAAAAGTAAACAGGAGTGAGACACCATGGCTGATTGTTATGATGCACTCTCCATGGTATAACAGCTATAACTACCATTTCTTGGAAGGGGAATCCATGAGAGTCATGTATGAGGCATGGTTTGTTAATTACAAAGTGGACGTGGTTTTTGCTGGTCATGTTCATGCATACGAACGATCAGTATGCAAATTTTCCTTATTATTATCATCTTTTCTGGAATTATTCTCTCATTTTCAACAGCGTTGATGCTTATTAGCAAGTTCTTATCTTGTATTTGCAGGAACGTGTTTCTAACATTGCATACAATGTTGTAAACGGGTTGTGCACACCCGTGCACGATTTGTCTGCCCCTGTGTACATAACCATCGGAGATGGAGGGAATCTTGAAGGCTTGGCCACAAAGTAAGACCACCAGTTTACTAAGATTCAATCCTACATGCTTTAATTTACATTCAAGACCAAACGAATGAAAAGGCTaacatattttttatgtttatatttCAGCATGACAGAGCCACAGCCTAAGTACTCAGCTTTTAGGGAGGCGAGCTTTGGCCACGCCACTTTCGATATCAAGAACAGAACCCATGCTTACTACAGTTGGCACAGGAATCAGGACGGATATGCCGTACAAGCTGATTCCATGTGGTTTTCCAATAGATACTGGCATCCTGTCAGCGACTCTACCAGCTCAGAATCTTGATTCAAGTTCTTTCTTTAAAATCACATCTTCGCCATTTTTATGTTTTCATTAGCCCAAAGGTGGAGCCATTGGctctcatgatataggaattatATTCAGGTCACgtttaaataagaaaaaagtCATCTCTTGAATCTCAGGCTTTCTGGTGGCTTTCCACACAAAGATGTGTACTCTCGATTCTTCCAATTGGAGAAGTAATACGATGGTTTAGTGTTTGTTTGCATCTGCAGTAAATCTTTTACATGTGTACGCAAATTAAAGACATTGGATAGGTTGAAGTCGTTTGTCTTTATATGAGAACGTGTTCTGGGAGAAGAGATTTGGTTTATTTATGTATTCCCTTATTTACTCCGAACGTGAATAAAGGGAACATACGTTATGAAATTACATGATGAAATACTcaataaaatacattttatgaagaaaaaaaaagtcgAGCTCCATTTTAAAATGCATGCCGGAGATCTGATAGTATTCAAGTCCAACGTATAAAAAATACTTGTACGAGCAGACAACTTAATTAAGGCTAATACACTCTAACATTATCCCAACTCCACATCTAAGAATTTGGGAATCAACTTACAGGCCATGAGCCTGGCTAGTCGGCCACCAACATAAacaaaaataaggaaaatttATAACTTAAGCTAAGTTATAATTCTTAATTATCCATGAAACATAGCCTCCTTTAATTGAACTTAAGAGCCTGTAACGAAATCATGATTCAAACCACCTTTTAAGTCTCTTAGAGCCTTGCTTCTTGTCATCACTTCGAAGAGAATCGTTCTGTGTGAATTTGGATCGGTACTGTTCAATCAACAAGTCAAGTTTATCAACCATGTCCTTCCCCACTGCATTGTTCTTTTGGCCCTTTTTTCTGTTCCTTGGATTGATGCCCTCTTTTGATTGTTCAAACTGGCCTTTGAAAGCccatccttttctatgtttgcCTGCGGGTTCAACATGTTCTTGCTTAATGCTCGGCGTATTATCCTTCTGTAATGGATCTGTCCCACCGTGTTTCCCTCCGTTCTGCTGGTTTTGAACCTTCTCTTTTGACTGTTTCAACTTTTTCTTCGATGAGGGATGAAGCACCGTGCTGCTTTGAGATTTTTCCTCGGTCAAACTGAAACTGCTTTCATTATTGGGGTTTGCTCCACGAAATCTGTTTTCCGATTTCCCTTTTTTATTGACAAATGTCTTTGCTGATGCATCATCATCTCTGATTTTCCGCTTCCTCGGCCTCATGTTTGTAGGGGAATGCTCTGAGCTTGTTACACGAACTTTTTGCTGCAAATCCTCTGTGCTGTTGTTGAGAGAAGCCTGCTGCTGATATTGAATCTTTTCTTTACGAAGCTTCAATTTCTGGACATCGTCTATAGCAAACTCCACAATTGGGCGTCGTTCAGGACCAAATGTGCCTGCAATTAATTAAGCACACTGTAGCACATTCTGGTTGAAAATTTGTGATCTTCCAATACAGAAGAGAAAAGAAGGTTTATCACAAGCTCAGAAAACACCTTACCAGGATTGTTATTAAGAACTCTCAGGGCCACGAGTGCGTGTTGATGCTCTGTGAACTCTATGAAAGCAACTCCTCTTCGACCACTTTTTTCTCCATTCTCTACTTTTTTTTTGTCTTCCAAAAGCTTTATCTGCGAGTGCGACCTGGTCAAAAATACATCTGAATAGCAAAAAAGAAACAAATATAGGTTTAAGAAACCTATCTGACCTGCTGAATTGAGGGTTTTTGCTTTTTGGCACGAGAGGCAACTGCACTTATAAAAAGTTGTTTTAAATCTTTTTCTTTCATTGTGGTAGGCACATTGTAGACAATTAGCCTTGTCCTCGACACGCGAAAGTTTGGGGAACGAAGCTTGGTCATCTTTTTCTCATACAAGCTGCGATATAAATCAGAATCAGAACAAAATGAATAGCAAAGAGAAAATGGAGTTTCTATCAACACGTGGCGAAAACTGTGGTTGATAACACTGAGGCGTCATTTCTGCGCTTAATCTTTAGATATTAATTCTTCCatgtattaaataattattctaaaatatataaaatatttacttCTGGCGCTTTGACATATCTTTCTCTGAAACTCCTTCAGCAGCAGGTGTCCCTTTCATGATTAGGCCCTCCTGTTAAATAAAAGTACACCAAACACAATTGATTGTTTTTTTAGCAACAAAACACAATTGATGTCGAAGTAGCTGTATATGAAAAAACACATGAAAAAACATTAGAACTATCTCCTAAacagaaaatttgaatttttttttgaaaaaaacttCAAATCAACCTTTGCCAGGTAAAGATTTCGGTGGTCATGATCTTCTTTTTTGGCCTTCTCCAATGCCTTATTATCAGCTGTTTTCTTGTCCAAAGCCTTCAGGACAGTTAGCTTTCTACCTTTTAAGAAGATACCAAGACCAGATTCAGCACTGGCTGCCAAAAATGCTGCATTGAAAGCATCGTTTGTCCTAAACTTGAGAAAACCAGTTCCCCGGGGTCGCCTGCAGAAACACAGCAGAAGTCGACAAAGTGAGTAAAACATGCAAAACTTCTTTCAGACAAAGCCATGTTCTTACTTGGTGACTTGATGAAAAACTGGTATAAAAGACTGCACTTCACCAAATGCAGAAAAACGTTGCCTCACTTCTTCGGTGTCAACATCAAAAGGAAGATTGGTAATGAAAATGGTCCTCTGCAACTCATCATCTCCTTCAACTGATTTTGCGTTTActagtttagatcttgtagagTCCAATGTTGGTTTTGCTGATGCATCAGAATATTTGTTTTCTACCTCAACTGATTCATCATCGTTTTTCCCGTTTAATTGTCCTTGGTGTTCCTCATCTCCAAAAACATTTCTAGAAGATGATGACGTGAGGTTATTCATAACTTTTCTAGCAATCTCCGCCTCTTCCTcaaaatcaacttcactttcaCTGTCATTTTCCTCAGACACATCCAGAGCAACATCACCATTATCAGCTTCTTGTGATTTTTCCACCACCTCCACATCGTTATCCGCTGACTCACTATCAATATCAGCTTCTCCATCATTTTCATTCTTCCCTGTCAAATCAAAACTTGTATTATGTAAAAAAATTTTGTACAGAATCTTAAAAGCACGAATTAAGAATTGCCAGGAAATTAGAATCAGAAAATATCAAGAACGTTTTGTCATTATTCTTTACAAAATTCCAGGTGAATCTATCAAACAAAATGCAAGATACAATAAATGGACTAAGCTACAGGAATTTTGCATgcttattataaaaataaataaataaatagcgGCAGATAGAATAGGTTAACTACAGGGAGAAAGATAATTACCATCTTCTACAGCAGTAACAGAATTGCTAACCGAGGTATAGACTTTTTTCGAGACAGCCCAGTCAACCGCAATTGTccttttcccaaattttttcCCGTTGAACTTCTGGATAGCCTGCATAAGCATGTATGCCAAGAATGATAATATCATTTAACTAAGAAAGGTCGAGAAATGTTTGAAGATGCCGgaatttttaaaaacattaGCTATGAATCCATATTTGCGCAAGAATTGAAGCGCTACAATCTGAAGAAAAACTACTAAGATGCATACAATGCAGGATTTGGTTTAGGGCTTTAGGTCATGTACTTTTTTTCCTCAGTAATAAAATATACATGATATAAATGAGAATTAAGCAAGTGCTTTTATACTGATCTCACATTAAGACTCGGAGAAATATCACGCACATAAAAAATGGTTCACCGCACAACTGCCAAACGAATTATCTCATATACAACTTACAAGTCCTACTTCAAGGTGCACTAAACACAAAATTAAGCAACTGGGAATTCTTACAAATGTCTTTATCTGTCCCCTAATTTTCTAATTCTTCCCTAAGGGAATATAATTAAAGTACATGGTATTGGAAAGTCTGAGAATCAACTTCCTGGGTTGATAGTTGTATTGACCACATTGGGGGACAACTTATAGCAAGATCCTCTTGATGGTCATTAGTCAGGGAGAAATTCACATACATTTTCCGCTTCTTGTTTTGATGTGAATTTAACAAATGCAAATCCTTTAGATGACCTGCAAAAGCACGAGAATAAAATATCTACATGGAGAATGGAAAACAGTGCATTAAGTGCATGCTTCATGAATTAGAAGGATTACCCCATCTCAGAATTTTGAGGGACAAAAACATCCCAGACAAATCCTTCAGCAGCAAACATATCTTTAACCTCGGTCTGTGTGGCCTGCATTTTTTCTTCGTATTCAATAAGTATTGCATGAACGAATAATTCAAGGAAGAGCACACTGCGGGGAAGTTCCTTTTAAGTAGATGACTCGTCGGGAAGGTGCTGTTCAGTATGATTTACAGAGATCTTTCAAGCATTTAGCACCTAAAAACATATGGCGTCCACAATTTTCCAAGGTACATTGACTAGTTATCAAATTTAACTTCAAAAAACTAGAGAGAGAAAAAAAGAACCTTGAAAGGGAGATTCCTGACAATAAGTTTCCATTTTTGGGTTTTAGAGCCCTGATCAACATTAAAAAAGTTTATCACTGTAAGTTGATATCAATAACGAAAGTAATACATCATACATCAGAAACAATTTTTCATTGCTTGAAAGCTAAATTTTGTTGCTAATAACCAAAAAGGGTACTTGCTATTTACATTGAAGAATATACCACCAATTTATCTACTTAAGTATTCATATGACAACATTATGTAGATACCATGCCAGAAACTGAAGCAATTAGAGATACTGAATCGACCAAAGTGATTTTTAAATTAGAATTTACTATCAGAACATGGTTTCGAAGCTGGGCATGTTTGCATAATTGCATTATGCAATCCGCCATCATCATGCTTCCTCATcacaaatatattatatttaccCAATTTTGAATTAAACCAATATTAACTAGAAACCATTGACTGAAACTCAATGCAACAGGCGGCGCATTGGCGCATCAGCTTCATGTACAATTTTTGCATCATGTTTGAAAAACTAAAATAATTGCGGCATGCTCTACCACTGAGAAAAATAGCCCATCGTGTGAACCTCCCACTGGAGTCCCATTAAGCTAAAAACCGAGAGAAACCCCATACCTCTCTTTCCTTTCCGTGTGATAAACTTACCTTCACAGTCATCGTAGCGACACAGTAGAACTTTACCATTTCTATAAAACTTTGCACCACAGACTTTCAAGATTTAAGTTCAAAATGTGTATTAACAGTTAAAGTAAAGTTTGCGCAGGAGAAAGAAGTGTGATAAAAATTTGGTAATACTTATCATATAAGTTTGACCACACTTGCTAGCACAAGAGGCTAAAATAAGAAGTGATATTAAATCTTACAAGTACTATaacattataaaaaaaacaaaagataaTAATCTTTACCTCTCCACCAAGCTGCCGTGCCCAGACAGATTTTCCATGTATCTCTTTTTGGTGCAGTGCTGCAACACACGCACAAGCTGATTTCACACTGGTAAACAGTACTGATGAAGCATTCATTCTACACCCTTCTTGAGCCAGCCCTGCAAGATATGAGTCATATGACATATTTCAGGCATATAGGCATCcactaaaaatacattttcttGAGACAAATAGATTGGTGCAGTAATATGAGCGCATGAAGGAGGAACTGTGTATCGAAGTACTTAACATCAAAGTATGCAACTGTAAGAAACTATCAATATGAATACTGAAAATAAACATGTAAGCATAAATGCAAAACATTCAAGTACTCCAAGCACGACTAATGCAAACTGGTAGAAAATGCCCAAGTAGACAGCAAAAGGATGAAAAAATTTCCAGAAATGCTAATGTTTTCCAGGTAGGTAACACTGAGGAAATAAAAATGTAGCAAAATGATTTTCATCAACGTACAATGGAGATGGATTCTTGGAACATTTGGGTGATATTTTATGCAGAATGCCGGAAAAAAGGCAAATATGTTCTGACACATGTTTCATGTTAGCAAATAGAGACAGAGATAACGTATTGGAACAATTTATCCATCAGCATTCAAATAATTGATTCTGTTGCTAGATTGagcaaaatttgaaataaatgcCTTTACCATGCTGGTCAAGTTCTTCCTCTGGAAGAGGGTAAATGACAGACGATA contains the following coding sequences:
- the LOC142505325 gene encoding uncharacterized protein LOC142505325 isoform X3, which codes for MGKRKTMNGGGGDSQHSPSTVFVANLPFSLTSAQLEETFGEIGPIRRCFMVTEKGSKEHRGFGYVQFAVVEDASRAIELKNNSIVGGRKIVVKQAMHRASLEKRRPKENQETDKLGQPSNLQAKGKLTVKGEGNAVSNGPPDGHNSEKQRVAKTVVFGGLLDNNMADEVHRRARGFGTVSSVIYPLPEEELDQHGLAQEGCRMNASSVLFTSVKSACACVAALHQKEIHGKSVWARQLGGEGSKTQKWKLIVRNLPFKATQTEVKDMFAAEGFVWDVFVPQNSEMGSSKGFAFVKFTSKQEAENAIQKFNGKKFGKRTIAVDWAVSKKVYTSVSNSVTAVEDGKNENDGEADIDSESADNDVEVVEKSQEADNGDVALDVSEENDSESEVDFEEEAEIARKVMNNLTSSSSRNVFGDEEHQGQLNGKNDDESVEVENKYSDASAKPTLDSTRSKLVNAKSVEGDDELQRTIFITNLPFDVDTEEVRQRFSAFGEVQSFIPVFHQVTKRPRGTGFLKFRTNDAFNAAFLAASAESGLGIFLKGRKLTVLKALDKKTADNKALEKAKKEDHDHRNLYLAKEGLIMKGTPAAEGVSEKDMSKRQNLYEKKMTKLRSPNFRVSRTRLIVYNVPTTMKEKDLKQLFISAVASRAKKQKPSIQQIKLLEDKKKVENGEKSGRRGVAFIEFTEHQHALVALRVLNNNPGTFGPERRPIVEFAIDDVQKLKLRKEKIQYQQQASLNNSTEDLQQKVRVTSSEHSPTNMRPRKRKIRDDDASAKTFVNKKGKSENRFRGANPNNESSFSLTEEKSQSSTVLHPSSKKKLKQSKEKVQNQQNGGKHGGTDPLQKDNTPSIKQEHVEPAGKHRKGWAFKGQFEQSKEGINPRNRKKGQKNNAVGKDMVDKLDLLIEQYRSKFTQNDSLRSDDKKQGSKRLKRWFES
- the LOC142505325 gene encoding uncharacterized protein LOC142505325 isoform X1, producing MGKRKTMNGGGGDSQHSPSTVFVANLPFSLTSAQLEETFGEIGPIRRCFMVTEKGSKEHRGFGYVQFAVVEDASRAIELKNNSIVGGRKIVVKQAMHRASLEKRRPKENQVHLEDAVQTKNDKDILTAETDKLGQPSNLQAKGKLTVKGEGNAVSNGPPDGHNSEKQRVAKTVVFGGLLDNNMADEVHRRARGFGTVSSVIYPLPEEELDQHGLAQEGCRMNASSVLFTSVKSACACVAALHQKEIHGKSVWARQLGGEGSKTQKWKLIVRNLPFKATQTEVKDMFAAEGFVWDVFVPQNSEMGSSKGFAFVKFTSKQEAENAIQKFNGKKFGKRTIAVDWAVSKKVYTSVSNSVTAVEDGKNENDGEADIDSESADNDVEVVEKSQEADNGDVALDVSEENDSESEVDFEEEAEIARKVMNNLTSSSSRNVFGDEEHQGQLNGKNDDESVEVENKYSDASAKPTLDSTRSKLVNAKSVEGDDELQRTIFITNLPFDVDTEEVRQRFSAFGEVQSFIPVFHQVTKRPRGTGFLKFRTNDAFNAAFLAASAESGLGIFLKGRKLTVLKALDKKTADNKALEKAKKEDHDHRNLYLAKEGLIMKGTPAAEGVSEKDMSKRQNLYEKKMTKLRSPNFRVSRTRLIVYNVPTTMKEKDLKQLFISAVASRAKKQKPSIQQIKLLEDKKKVENGEKSGRRGVAFIEFTEHQHALVALRVLNNNPGTFGPERRPIVEFAIDDVQKLKLRKEKIQYQQQASLNNSTEDLQQKVRVTSSEHSPTNMRPRKRKIRDDDASAKTFVNKKGKSENRFRGANPNNESSFSLTEEKSQSSTVLHPSSKKKLKQSKEKVQNQQNGGKHGGTDPLQKDNTPSIKQEHVEPAGKHRKGWAFKGQFEQSKEGINPRNRKKGQKNNAVGKDMVDKLDLLIEQYRSKFTQNDSLRSDDKKQGSKRLKRWFES
- the LOC142505326 gene encoding purple acid phosphatase 2-like; its protein translation is MGCAPGTTKIVLAFLGVVVNAAVLCNGGSTSGFVRKVEKTIDMPLDSDVFREPPGYNAPQQVHITQGDHEGKGVIISWVTMDEAGSSTVWYWPENNEQHKNKAKGSTTKYKFYNYTSGYIHHCVIKKLEYDTKYYYELGVDPVTRRFWFVTPPEVGPDVPYTFGLIGDLGQSYDSNITLTHYENNPQKGQTVLFVGDLSYADNYPFHDNVRWDTWGRFVERSVAYQPWIWTAGNHEIDFAPDIGETKPFKPYTRRYHVPYKASTSTAPFWYSIKRASAYIIVLSSYSAYGKYTPQYKWLEAELPKVNRSETPWLIVMMHSPWYNSYNYHFLEGESMRVMYEAWFVNYKVDVVFAGHVHAYERSERVSNIAYNVVNGLCTPVHDLSAPVYITIGDGGNLEGLATNMTEPQPKYSAFREASFGHATFDIKNRTHAYYSWHRNQDGYAVQADSMWFSNRYWHPVSDSTSSES
- the LOC142505325 gene encoding uncharacterized protein LOC142505325 isoform X2, whose translation is MGKRKTMNGGGGDSQHSPSTVFVANLPFSLTSAQLEETFGEIGPIRRCFMVTEKGSKEHRGFGYVQFAVVEDASRAIELKNNSIVGGRKIVVKQAMHRASLEKRRPKENQDAVQTKNDKDILTAETDKLGQPSNLQAKGKLTVKGEGNAVSNGPPDGHNSEKQRVAKTVVFGGLLDNNMADEVHRRARGFGTVSSVIYPLPEEELDQHGLAQEGCRMNASSVLFTSVKSACACVAALHQKEIHGKSVWARQLGGEGSKTQKWKLIVRNLPFKATQTEVKDMFAAEGFVWDVFVPQNSEMGSSKGFAFVKFTSKQEAENAIQKFNGKKFGKRTIAVDWAVSKKVYTSVSNSVTAVEDGKNENDGEADIDSESADNDVEVVEKSQEADNGDVALDVSEENDSESEVDFEEEAEIARKVMNNLTSSSSRNVFGDEEHQGQLNGKNDDESVEVENKYSDASAKPTLDSTRSKLVNAKSVEGDDELQRTIFITNLPFDVDTEEVRQRFSAFGEVQSFIPVFHQVTKRPRGTGFLKFRTNDAFNAAFLAASAESGLGIFLKGRKLTVLKALDKKTADNKALEKAKKEDHDHRNLYLAKEGLIMKGTPAAEGVSEKDMSKRQNLYEKKMTKLRSPNFRVSRTRLIVYNVPTTMKEKDLKQLFISAVASRAKKQKPSIQQIKLLEDKKKVENGEKSGRRGVAFIEFTEHQHALVALRVLNNNPGTFGPERRPIVEFAIDDVQKLKLRKEKIQYQQQASLNNSTEDLQQKVRVTSSEHSPTNMRPRKRKIRDDDASAKTFVNKKGKSENRFRGANPNNESSFSLTEEKSQSSTVLHPSSKKKLKQSKEKVQNQQNGGKHGGTDPLQKDNTPSIKQEHVEPAGKHRKGWAFKGQFEQSKEGINPRNRKKGQKNNAVGKDMVDKLDLLIEQYRSKFTQNDSLRSDDKKQGSKRLKRWFES
- the LOC142506142 gene encoding protein CASPARIAN STRIP INTEGRITY FACTOR 2-like, whose product is MGLILLVKKTILVLFLISSTSISGLPSASLESKEEKKSWEPHSHEKANDAHERLLLDVNTNDYGTYDPPPAFVKPPFKLIPN